One window of Medicago truncatula cultivar Jemalong A17 chromosome 2, MtrunA17r5.0-ANR, whole genome shotgun sequence genomic DNA carries:
- the LOC25487190 gene encoding probable sodium/metabolite cotransporter BASS1, chloroplastic: MQSSITFSLHTNKIINYKPKFIQLSLRSNIQPKPILSLPSTSKFNKIYTSKVAPLHCGISSNSYSSNEERGVRKWIELGSEAISTAFPLWVTIGCVLGLLRPSSFNWVTPKLCTVGLGVIMLGMGMSLTLDDLRSALFMPKEVISGFVLQYSVMPISAFLVSKLLNLPSHYAAGLILVGCCPGGTASNIVTYLARGNVALSVIMTAASTLSAVIMTPFLTAKLAGKYVAVDAAGLLMSTLQVVLLPVLAGAFLVKYFQPFVKFISPLMPPMAVATAAMLSGNAIAQSSSSILMSSGQVILASCLLHASGFFFGYILARMLGLDVSSSRTISIEVGMQNAALGVVLATNHFGDPLTTVPCAVSSVCHSIFGSILAGIWRFSVPAEIKD, encoded by the exons atgcaGTCATCAATTACATTCTCTCTACAtacaaacaaaatcatcaattacAAACCCAAATTCATTCAACTTTCATTAAGATCCAATATTCAACCAAAACCAATATTATCACTCCCTTCcacatcaaaattcaacaaaatctaCACCTCCAAAGTTGCTCCACTTCATTGCGGCATTTCATCGAACAGTTACAGTTCAAATGAAGAGAGGGGTGTTAGGAAGTGGATTGAGTTGGGTAGTGAGGCTATATCAACAGCGTTTCCATTATGGGTAACAATTGGGTGTGTGTTGGGTTTGCTGAGACCAAGTTCGTTCAATTGGGTTACTCCTAAGTTGTGTACAGTGGGGCTTGGTGTGATTATGCTTGGGATGGGTATGAGTTTGACTCTTGATGATCTTCGTTCTGCTCTTTTTATGCCTAAAGAAGTTATTTCTGGTTTTGTACTTCAATATTCG GTGATGCCAATATCTGCGTTTCTTGTAAGCAAACTCTTAAATCTTCCCTCACATTATGCAGCTGGTTTAATATTAGTCGGATGTTGTCCAGGGG GTACAGCTAGTAACATTGTTACATATCTTGCACG TGGAAATGTGGCACTTTCTGTGATAATGACAGCTGCTAGTACTCTATCTGCTGTG ATCATGACTCCTTTTCTGACGGCCAAACTTGCTGGTAAGTATGTTGCCGTGGACGCAGCTGGCTTATTGATGTCTACATTGCAA GTTGTGCTTCTTCCTGTATTGGCCGGCGCGTTTCTGGTTAAATATTTCCAACCTTTTGTAAAATTTATCTCTCCATTGATGCCACCAATGGCTGTAGCAACCGCAGCAATGTTATCTGGAAACGCCATTGCCCAAAGTTCATCATCAATTCTTATGTCTAGTGGACAAGTGATTTTAGCATCTTGCCTTCTTCATGCTTCTGGATTCTTCTTTGGTTACATACTCGCAAGGATGCTTGGGCTAGACGTCTCATCATCACGAACAATATCCATTGAGGTTGGCATGCAG AACGCAGCTCTTGGTGTTGTTCTCGCTACCAATCACTTTGGAGATCCTCTAACAACAGTACCTTGTGCTGTTTCAAGTGTGTGTCACTCAATCTTTGGTAGTATCTTGGCAGGAATTTGGAGGTTTTCTGTGCCTGCTGAGATTAAAGACTGA
- the LOC112416084 gene encoding bidirectional sugar transporter SWEET2 → MSVFASLAICKVAKDAAGVAGNIFAFGLFVSPIPTFRRIIRNGSTEMFSGLPYIYSLMNCLICMWYGTPLISHDNILVTTVNSIGAVFQFVYIILFMMSAEKEKKVKMLAWLMGVLGIFAIILIGSLQIDDIVMRRLFVGILSCASLISMFASPLFIIKLVIQTKSVEFMPFYLSLSTFLMSTSFLVYGLLSDDIFIYVPNGIGTILGMTQLILYFYYESKSRRMDAEEPLIVSYA, encoded by the exons ATGTCTGTGTTTGCTTCACTTGCCATTTGTAAAGTTGCAAAAGATGCAGCTGGAGTTGCtg GTAATATCTTTGCTTTTGGGCTATTTGTATCTCCAAT ACCTACATTTAGGAGAATTATCAGAAATGGATCTACAGAAATGTTCTCAGGGTTGCCATATATTTATTCCCTGATGAACTGTTTGATTTGCATGTGGTATGGCACTCCTTTGATATCACATGATAATATTTTGGTTACCACTGTTAATTCAATTGGAGCAGTGTTTCAGTTTGTGTACATAATCCTCTTCATGATGTCTgctgagaaagaaaagaag GTGAAAATGCTTGCATGGCTGATGGGAGTTCTTGGCATATTTGCAATCATATTGATTGGAAGTTTGCAAATAGATGACATTGTAATGCGTCGGCTctttgttgggattttgagTTGTGCATCTCTCATTTCTATGTTTGCTTCTCCATTGTTTATAATT AAATTGGTCATTCAGACAAAGAGTGTTGAATTCATGCCTTTTTATCTCTCACTTTCCACCTTTCTAATGAGCACCTCTTTCTTAGTTTACGGTTTACTCAGCGATGATATCTTCATTTAT GTGCCAAATGGGATAGGAACCATTTTGGGAATGACCCAGTTGATATTATACTTCTATTATGAGAGTAAATCTAGAAGAATGGATGCCGAAGAACCGTTGATAGTGTCATATGCATGA